GTTAGAGAGATGACAAATTAACTATGTTTAAGCTTTGGTTAAACGTCAGGCCAGCGATCAATAAACAGGCAAACATTAAGTGCAAGTCTGCGATGGGACATGAACTTCAGTCTCCTGCCCATCCGCCGCCCTCACCTGATGAGAACCAATACTGACTAGTTTCTCTCTCAGGGTCCCTCTGTCCTACATGTCTCTTCGCATTTCTGGAGCTGATTCTGATGCTGGACACACAAAGTTAGCACCCCAGAATTTTGTGCTTTTgtaaagcaacaaaacaagctAACTCAATGCACTTATGAAGAAACACGTGTGACAACAGCCTACCAGTTTGAGGAAGTCAATGAGTTTGTAGGCGTCTTCTCCGGTGGACAGGTCAACAAAGTCCCTTGGGATTCTGTAGCTCAGACAGGGACTGGGCTGCACTGTCACCTCGCTGGTGGTGTAGCGGAACGCCGGGCTTTCCTGCACATAAAGAGAAACCACATAATTACCATAAAAGTGTTTGTCATGTTCCAAATGCTGAAATATATATTTGCAGTAGAACATGTGTGCGATAatggctgacctgctgctggGTGATTTCTCCGGATGTCAGCTCCTCCCAGCTGAACAGCAGCGAGTCGGTCACCTCTCCGAAAGGGTTCAGGTCTATCAGCCACACCCTCCCCTGCAACACGCAGAACACGCATAAGTAAGTGAGTGCAACTCCCTTTGGATGATGAAAACTGGCTCCATTAAAATCAGTGAGCTTACCTGGCTATCCCTGTAGACAtcaaacacaactgaaacaagaaaaacaaccatAAAGATCGCCATAGTCATTTAACATTTAGAGTATATACACATATCTGCTAGCCTCACAAAGTCAAAAGTTACACAATTAATTATCAAATGACACATATGATCAATATTTCcctgcgttttttttttttcccgtcCCAAAGTATTTATTGACTGgcagaagcagagcagagctgaaggGGGTGCAGAGCTTTAcagtgacagagtgagaggaaagaaaaacatgacgCTGATGCTCACAGTCTTCGTCCAGGAAGTTGTACTGGATGTGCTGGTTGAAGAATTCCTGTATGGCCTGACAGatctgctcctcctgcttcaaGATGTGCTGGTAATACTGAGTGTAGTCTCTCTGGGAGATAGCTgggaacagacagaaagaccaTCGGCGAAGCTCAAATTGAATTTTGTAATTGTTTCTAAATTAGCCTGCCGAGTAGATTACAGCTCCAGCATCATTATGACACTGTTACATCACATCAGACGTATTCAGCTCAGTCTGCTGTGTAAAACCGGTGCCCTCTTGCCGTTTTGTGTTGTAAAGCAATCCCAGTGTGTTTCCTTCCGCCTTGATGGCCCACAATAGAGATCTGAGGGTCTCTTTAATTAACAATGACTATTAACATTCAAAAGTGTCGAAGATTTCAGATGATCTGAGGTGAGTGCAGAGATTTTTTTACCGATCAGTTTGTTCTCTTTGACGAAGCAGCGAAACTCTCCACCAGGGATCAGCTCGCTCCACTTTCTCAGGACCAGCTGAGGACAGAAGACGACACAAATCCATCAAGGTGTGAGGGTGTGTAGACACTTATGTACACAGTGAGCATTAGACCACCTACAACATGGAGGAGGCAGTCAAGTTTGGCtaaatttgactgaaaaaaaaagagccaaacAGAATGCTCCTCGAAGAAGAGACCAAAAACTTTTACTGCATGATGGCCTGGGTGAACTTGTATGAAACACATATGACATTAATATATGTCATACTGAACACCCTTTGTCCTTTGAAGGTTAAATACCTCATAGTTTATAGCTGGATCTGGGGAGTCCTGGTCACTACACACAAGGAATCTGCACAAAAGAGATGAACGGTGGTTACAATCactaaacaaattaaaaactaaataaatgttCTGTAGCATCCCAAGTGTTTGTGCTTTATAATTCGTATTTTTGTTGTCAATATAATTGGAACAGCAAgtttaacaaacaaatgacacaacaaacaaagcACATATCATAAAAACAGTCTGTGCGCTGCAGCGAATCCCTCGCTGCACTAAATGTTTGTAAGGCAAAGCAGAAAAGCGTGAGGTATAAATCTAAATCACAGCTTGTGCTTTACTGCAGATTGAAAGCCACCCATGCACACCAAACCTTGTCCTTTTGTTTGATAGTGGTCGTGATCTacatgcaaaatgtgtgtgtgtgtgtgatgatgttgTCGGACAACGAGGCTTACGGCTGCGTGAGGTCGTGAGTAATGAAGTCGGAACTTTTGAAGAGCAGGAATATATCACTGAGGCTATGACACTGCAGGGAACTGTTCAGAGCAATCCAGTTAGCATCCTGAAagggacacgcacacacaaacacacccacacacacatacacacactcactaagCTTTGCCTCAATTCTTCATGCTGGCAGTGTTACAACAGGCAGTTCTAATTCTCCAATGCACTGGAAAGTACAAGGGCCTTTTGCCAAAAAATTATGTGCTTAAAcgacaaataaaaagaagtaAGATGGACACACTCTTTCTAATGTATTTAACTCTCTGCTACCTTAAAATAAAGCAGTCAAACaggttttttcatttttgagaaaGACAGCTGAGCGCAGTGTTTTACCCGTGGGGCGCTCCAGTTGAGTTTGGGAAAGACGCGTCCACCCAGAGCGTTTATGGCCTCCAACACTTTAGAGGTGAATTCAGGGAACTCAGGAGCCTGTCAGACACAAGGCCGCATTGTCACATGGTGCTTATAATTACTGCATTATTAAATATCTACATCCCACAAGTACTGGGATGCTTgataaacatttctgtaaaatgCAGTATTGCACCATAAAAGTAAGGAAGTATATTTCAAGCTGATGTAAATGCAGCTTTcagacagtaaataaaaaaggtgCTAAATAAATTCATCAAGTTTATTTTGACCTTGAGAAATGCAGTACATTTGGGCGAGAAACATTGAATGTGCTTACAGTGACAGTGGAGGTTGTTTCATCATCTGACCACTAGAGGGGAGCAGAGGACaagatggttaaaaaaaataacattaaatatagCTTTAACTACCATTTAACCTTTGTTGATGGGATAAGGTTGTGTGTCCACCGAACAAATATTAATGCAGTAATGTAAGTAATGTAACGAGATGATGATAATCCTCCCTGACAGAAGCCCCTGGAAATAGATAAatctttaaaacatttgattttcattCGTCCTGTACTGTTCATTACTGTAAAAGTGAACAGGGCGAGCAAAATGGTGGAGTTTAGTTTTGATAGTTTGATACAGTTTCAGTGCCCCATGATCTGCCTTTTAAGATTCTGAGGCTGTTCCACATTACACACTGTGACTGAAGGAATTATGAAGTCATGTTGTTCAGATTCTTGTGAACATGACATCTCAGGAACACATGGAGGGAATTCAAATTTGGAACAAATGCTCCCTTGGACCCAAGGAcgaactgattagattttggtggtaaaaatcactgtgacctcacataACGCATTTTTGGACACAACTGAAGAGTTCATATGTCAAATGTTTAATAGAATAAATTAATGAAGTGATGAGATTTAACATCCgaaaggtcaacttcactgtgacatcataaagttttctgtccattttggAACACCACAACAGAAGAGCAAattgtgaccacatttcacttttgtttactctaatcttgggtgtccatcTTGAAACTGAGCTGTTTGTATGGCTCTTCTGTGCTGTggggttgaagatgtgtgtaaATCACCCACAtcttagaatttgtagcttctttgcagctaCAACCATATTTGCATTGCAGTCCACAAACTCATCGGATTTGACAATACTGAGCTTCAGAAAATCATCACTGCACCGTGTGTTGAACCTCTCTTTCACTACAGACATTGCATTGAGTCTGGACAGAGGCGGTAATTCCAATACAGTGACTATCTTGAACAGCATTAGCCTTTCATCAAATTAATCAGTCATAAATAATTTCACAAATAACTAGTGTATATTAAAGAAAAAGTGAATTACTCAAACAAAGACTCATTCCCTATCAAAGACATGAGACTAAACAAGAGGACGAGCAGTGAAAAGAGCCTCTCAGTGGACAAACAACCTTAGTCTCTGTTATCGTACCTGAATGTCTTCCTCTGCATTTGAGTCGCTGTTgttagtgtgtgtctgctgtgtgttgtggtcgctgaagacaagaaaaacaacatcagtatGTGAACATAACAACAGGTTCAACCTGTAACATGGGCTACAAACAAACCCTTTGTCTTTACATCAACAGACTGAACGCAGCAGGTCAAACTTACTGCGAATCACATACttaaggaagtgtgtgtgagcgagttAGTGAGTGGCCTCATACCTTCCAGAGACTACCAGTGTCCCATCGTCCAGTAAATAGTCTATTACATTCTGAGGCAGTGGCAGAATCTGACTGGAATAGAGATAATGGTACATTAAGAgtcagagatggagggaagacTAACACTGAAAGAAGTCGCTCTGAAAACAGTTTACACACaattacaatacaataaaagCTAAACATAAGCAAGGAGATGAAGATGACAGTTATCTGCATCAGACTGGCAGCTAGCGTTAGCTGTTGGCTAAAGGGACATTGTTTTGTGgcaacaacaatgaaaacattttctggaaTAATTGTATAAATGTCAGCCGTCTACCTTTTAATTGTATGTTTCTTGAATATCGGATACCAAACCGAAAACTGACAGTTGACAACTTGCTCCTTCTTCATGCTGCAATATCCTGTACCGGAAATATGTCCATCAGTAAATATCTGCC
This Scatophagus argus isolate fScaArg1 chromosome 22, fScaArg1.pri, whole genome shotgun sequence DNA region includes the following protein-coding sequences:
- the cdc123 gene encoding cell division cycle protein 123 homolog; the protein is MKKEQVVNCQFSVWYPIFKKHTIKSQILPLPQNVIDYLLDDGTLVVSGSDHNTQQTHTNNSDSNAEEDIQWSDDETTSTVTAPEFPEFTSKVLEAINALGGRVFPKLNWSAPRDANWIALNSSLQCHSLSDIFLLFKSSDFITHDLTQPFLVCSDQDSPDPAINYELVLRKWSELIPGGEFRCFVKENKLIAISQRDYTQYYQHILKQEEQICQAIQEFFNQHIQYNFLDEDFVFDVYRDSQGRVWLIDLNPFGEVTDSLLFSWEELTSGEITQQQESPAFRYTTSEVTVQPSPCLSYRIPRDFVDLSTGEDAYKLIDFLKLKKSQQEDSEEEEEENAPQ